In Nostoc sp. UHCC 0926, a single genomic region encodes these proteins:
- a CDS encoding alpha-ketoglutarate-dependent dioxygenase AlkB family protein yields MNEPDLLINDEFLPNSHSLFDSLVSIINWDERIRARKTASFGSPYNYSNISYESCPMLDELLPIIDRLEKHFGFRPNNCLVNYYINGNSTMGFHSDSIDELMENTGISIISLGAERVITFQNKQDESIKYSYLLKSGSLLFMPQKTQQHWKHGILKQPETFGRISLTFRLLV; encoded by the coding sequence ATGAACGAGCCTGATTTACTCATTAATGATGAATTTTTGCCGAATAGTCATTCCCTATTTGATAGTCTTGTATCCATAATTAATTGGGATGAGCGTATACGGGCACGAAAAACAGCCAGCTTTGGTTCCCCATATAACTACTCAAACATTTCTTACGAATCATGTCCGATGCTGGATGAGTTACTTCCTATTATTGATAGGCTTGAAAAACACTTTGGGTTTCGACCGAACAATTGTTTAGTCAATTATTATATAAATGGTAACTCAACAATGGGATTTCACTCCGACTCAATTGATGAACTCATGGAGAATACTGGTATCTCTATTATTTCGTTAGGGGCTGAAAGAGTAATTACATTTCAGAATAAACAAGACGAAAGCATTAAATATAGTTACTTACTCAAAAGTGGTTCTCTACTTTTTATGCCTCAGAAGACGCAGCAACACTGGAAACATGGAATTCTCAAGCAACCAGAAACATTCGGGCGTATCAGTCTCACGTTTAGGTTGTTGGTATAG
- a CDS encoding FKBP-type peptidyl-prolyl cis-trans isomerase, which yields MKPIFLSVAFMLVCVVLLIVGQVGSKQNTAIAAQLTQTPSAPTTVTENNILIASNTMSDANAVTTPSGLKYVELKEGTGATPQPGQTVEVHYVGTLEDGTKFDSSRDRGQPFSFKIGVGQVIKGWDEGLSTMKVGSRRQLIIPPELGYGSRGAGGVIPPNATLLFDVELLGVK from the coding sequence TTGAAACCAATTTTCCTCAGCGTGGCGTTCATGCTGGTGTGTGTTGTGCTGTTGATTGTGGGGCAAGTAGGCAGTAAACAGAATACTGCCATTGCTGCCCAGTTAACCCAAACGCCGTCAGCGCCCACAACTGTAACTGAAAACAATATCTTAATTGCGAGTAATACTATGTCTGATGCTAATGCCGTAACTACCCCCTCGGGATTAAAGTATGTCGAGTTAAAAGAGGGGACTGGGGCAACTCCTCAACCTGGACAAACGGTTGAAGTTCACTATGTCGGCACTCTAGAAGATGGTACTAAGTTTGATAGTTCACGCGATCGCGGTCAACCCTTCAGCTTTAAAATTGGCGTCGGACAAGTAATCAAAGGTTGGGATGAAGGACTTAGCACTATGAAAGTAGGCAGTCGTCGTCAGTTAATCATCCCTCCAGAGTTAGGTTATGGCTCTCGTGGTGCTGGTGGTGTGATTCCACCTAACGCTACTCTGCTATTTGATGTGGAATTGCTAGGAGTTAAATAG
- a CDS encoding phasin family protein, which translates to MDNNNWLQQLMMVGLGTTSLVAEKLRQVSDDLVKDGKLNPEQAKAVIDDIAQQLKSEQGNFDVQMQRQMRNMMQDLGVARQSEVDELRGRIDRLERQLRDLENKLWR; encoded by the coding sequence ATGGACAACAACAACTGGTTGCAACAGCTAATGATGGTGGGTCTTGGCACAACGTCTTTAGTAGCAGAAAAACTGCGCCAAGTCAGCGATGATTTAGTTAAAGACGGTAAGCTCAATCCTGAGCAAGCCAAGGCGGTAATAGATGATATTGCCCAGCAGTTAAAGTCGGAACAGGGAAACTTTGATGTCCAAATGCAACGGCAAATGCGAAATATGATGCAGGATTTGGGGGTAGCTCGCCAGTCGGAAGTGGATGAACTGCGGGGTAGAATTGACCGTTTAGAGCGGCAATTGCGCGATTTGGAAAATAAGCTTTGGCGTTAG
- a CDS encoding 2TM domain-containing protein, which yields MTYDSEDVQQILQIALTRKQEGEFSREQLVEMASELGISSNILETTEHKWLAQQQEEHSRRTFNTFRRRDFWTHFVSFLAVNLFLILLNLITSPSYFWAIFPVIGWGLGLFFHWWSVYQTKTEDYEIAFQKWRA from the coding sequence ATGACTTACGATTCCGAAGATGTGCAACAAATCCTTCAAATAGCACTCACTCGTAAACAAGAAGGTGAATTTTCACGAGAACAGCTTGTAGAAATGGCATCTGAGTTAGGTATTTCTTCTAATATTTTGGAAACAACTGAACATAAGTGGTTAGCTCAACAACAAGAGGAACATTCGCGACGCACATTTAATACTTTCCGACGCAGAGACTTTTGGACACATTTTGTTTCCTTCCTAGCAGTGAATTTATTTCTCATTCTCTTGAATTTAATAACTAGTCCTAGTTATTTTTGGGCTATCTTCCCAGTTATAGGATGGGGGTTAGGACTATTTTTTCATTGGTGGAGTGTTTATCAGACTAAAACAGAGGATTACGAGATAGCCTTTCAAAAATGGCGTGCATAA
- a CDS encoding FAD/NAD(P)-binding protein, whose product MSRKQQVQLTRPMNNSISNLTVSPVAIAIIGGGFSGSLVAANLLRTATMPLSIKLIERNSEIGRGVAYGTPVDCHLLNVPAGKMSAFGDQPNHFLNWLHKNGHEQVTPSTFVGRRVYGDYVQATLKAAQVNAAANVQLEKIMDEAIAIETKPNYTIVYLSSGQCLHVQKAVLALGNFPAILPRPIATLKNDHVKDAWSADAIADLNPEDAILLVGTGLTMVDAVVALHHQGFQGQIHTVSRHGLMPYSHKSTTAYPAFLDVETAPKTARGLLHVVRQELREALTQGHASSYNRGNPSNGLAEDWRAVIDAIRPIISELWQALPLPEQKRFLRHVKAYWEVHRHRIAEEIAEVLDAAMESGQLIHYAGRIQSCQEFENGVNVKICERGTHKDIVLQVKRIVNCTGANCDYLKLQHPLVASLQEQRLIRPNTLSMGIDTAPNGALIDADGNVSQMLYTLGTPRKGNLWETTAVPEIRVQAANLAQELLKSLNPKPDAPTFVLSKPAMLFRQLFDKESCTYTYLIADPETKIAILIDPVLEQVERDLQILRQLGLTLGYCLETHIHADHITGTDRLRSLTGCLGIVPENAAATCADQYIADGNMLELGNVQIRAIATPGHTDSHMTYLVNDTHLLTGDALFIRGCGRTDFQSGDAGSLYDAVTQKLFTLPDDTLVYPGHDYQGQTVSTIGEEKCWNPRFAGRSRNQFIELMKNLNLPKPKKMLEAVPANQHCGKVLVALDYQI is encoded by the coding sequence ATGAGTAGAAAGCAGCAAGTGCAACTCACACGTCCTATGAACAACAGTATTTCTAACCTAACCGTCTCTCCAGTTGCGATCGCCATCATTGGTGGTGGCTTTAGCGGTTCTCTGGTTGCAGCCAATCTTTTACGCACTGCAACCATGCCACTGTCCATCAAGTTGATTGAACGTAATTCTGAAATAGGTAGAGGAGTTGCTTACGGGACACCAGTGGACTGTCACTTGCTGAATGTGCCAGCGGGTAAGATGAGCGCATTTGGTGATCAACCAAATCACTTCCTGAACTGGCTGCACAAAAATGGGCATGAACAGGTAACTCCATCTACCTTCGTTGGGCGTCGGGTTTATGGGGACTATGTGCAGGCGACTTTAAAAGCAGCACAGGTAAATGCAGCAGCTAATGTGCAGCTAGAGAAAATTATGGATGAAGCGATCGCCATCGAAACAAAACCGAACTACACAATAGTCTACCTGAGCAGTGGTCAATGTTTGCATGTGCAAAAGGCGGTGTTAGCGTTGGGCAATTTCCCGGCAATTCTGCCTAGACCAATTGCCACTCTCAAGAACGACCATGTTAAAGATGCTTGGTCTGCTGATGCGATCGCTGACCTAAATCCAGAGGATGCTATTCTGCTGGTGGGCACTGGGTTAACAATGGTAGATGCGGTTGTTGCCTTGCACCATCAAGGGTTCCAGGGACAAATTCATACCGTCTCGCGGCACGGATTGATGCCCTATAGCCACAAATCAACAACTGCTTATCCAGCATTTCTTGATGTAGAAACTGCACCAAAAACGGCGCGAGGACTGCTGCATGTGGTACGTCAAGAACTGCGTGAGGCTCTTACCCAAGGACACGCCAGTTCCTACAACCGGGGGAACCCCAGCAACGGACTGGCTGAAGATTGGCGGGCAGTCATTGATGCCATCCGCCCAATTATTTCAGAACTTTGGCAAGCACTGCCATTGCCGGAGCAGAAGCGATTTCTGCGCCATGTCAAAGCTTACTGGGAAGTTCACCGTCATCGGATTGCTGAAGAAATTGCCGAAGTACTGGATGCTGCAATGGAGTCTGGTCAACTGATCCATTACGCAGGTCGGATTCAAAGTTGTCAGGAGTTTGAGAATGGAGTGAATGTGAAAATCTGTGAACGGGGGACGCACAAAGATATCGTTTTGCAAGTTAAGCGGATTGTCAACTGCACCGGCGCAAATTGTGATTACCTCAAATTGCAGCACCCATTGGTCGCTAGCCTCCAAGAACAACGGCTGATCCGTCCTAACACATTGTCAATGGGAATCGACACTGCCCCAAATGGTGCGCTGATTGATGCAGATGGAAATGTATCTCAAATGCTGTACACCTTGGGGACACCGCGCAAGGGCAATCTTTGGGAAACCACCGCTGTTCCCGAAATTCGGGTTCAAGCGGCAAATTTGGCACAGGAGTTACTGAAATCTCTCAATCCAAAACCCGATGCTCCTACTTTCGTGTTGAGCAAACCTGCTATGTTATTTCGTCAACTATTCGATAAAGAATCTTGTACTTATACTTACCTAATTGCCGACCCAGAAACCAAAATAGCTATCCTAATTGATCCTGTATTAGAGCAGGTCGAACGTGATCTTCAGATATTGCGACAATTGGGGCTGACCTTGGGCTACTGTCTGGAAACCCACATCCATGCTGACCATATCACTGGGACAGACAGATTAAGGTCACTGACGGGTTGTTTAGGGATTGTGCCTGAGAATGCCGCGGCTACTTGTGCAGACCAGTACATTGCCGATGGAAATATGTTGGAATTGGGGAATGTGCAGATTCGGGCGATCGCTACCCCTGGTCACACTGATAGCCACATGACATACTTAGTCAACGACACTCACCTATTAACTGGAGATGCCCTGTTCATCCGGGGTTGCGGTCGTACCGACTTCCAAAGCGGCGACGCTGGATCACTCTATGATGCCGTTACTCAGAAGCTATTCACATTACCGGATGACACCTTGGTATATCCTGGTCACGACTACCAGGGACAGACAGTATCCACCATTGGCGAGGAAAAGTGCTGGAATCCTCGGTTTGCAGGACGCAGCCGCAACCAGTTCATCGAATTAATGAAAAACCTCAACTTACCCAAACCTAAAAAGATGCTGGAAGCTGTACCTGCAAATCAGCATTGTGGCAAAGTTCTAGTTGCATTGGACTATCAAATTTGA
- a CDS encoding PEP-CTERM sorting domain-containing protein: MKLTKKLSIIAFSVTTTLISSAVITNTYNAAAQAAELVKNGSFELDPLVDPNNPNVTNPNITDWTKSGDPMDISGIRISNFPQHDSGNQGLSLSGFIDLSYISQTLSTQPGQQYELSYHLASIDEAPDLDNQFQTFVGGNKIFDQKDISFQPYTPYKFNFTADASSTELKFGNWDKYGFLYLDNVSVKPVPEAVPEPSTIGGIAIAGLLGIWLKKKQAIRGN, from the coding sequence ATGAAGTTAACTAAAAAACTCTCAATTATTGCTTTTAGTGTTACTACTACCTTAATTAGCTCTGCTGTGATTACCAATACTTATAATGCAGCAGCACAAGCGGCAGAACTTGTTAAAAATGGAAGCTTTGAACTCGATCCGCTCGTAGATCCTAATAATCCCAATGTTACAAATCCTAATATTACAGACTGGACTAAGTCTGGTGATCCGATGGATATATCAGGGATAAGAATAAGCAATTTTCCTCAGCATGATAGTGGTAATCAGGGCTTATCACTTAGTGGATTTATAGACCTCAGCTACATATCACAGACACTTTCTACACAACCTGGTCAGCAATACGAACTTAGTTACCATTTAGCATCTATAGATGAGGCCCCTGACCTTGATAATCAATTTCAGACATTTGTAGGTGGAAATAAGATTTTTGATCAAAAAGACATTTCTTTTCAACCATACACGCCATATAAGTTCAATTTCACGGCAGACGCATCATCCACAGAGTTAAAGTTTGGGAATTGGGATAAATATGGATTCTTATACTTGGATAATGTGAGTGTAAAACCTGTCCCTGAGGCTGTGCCTGAGCCATCGACTATTGGAGGAATAGCAATTGCTGGATTGTTGGGAATATGGCTGAAGAAAAAGCAGGCAATTAGAGGCAATTAG
- the modA gene encoding molybdate ABC transporter substrate-binding protein, with protein MNRRRLIAWIATAVTSMMLVIGLQFVNFSPASSATTLNVYAAISLTNALNAIKTQYQNANPGVNVVYTFGASGTLLKQIQAGAPADIFISAANDQINVLQNSTPNKLVAGSRKNVVKNSLVLIVPTTFPISAGSAGLTSFNGLTNANITGIAIGDYRGTPSVVPAGNYAKQVLTKRGIFTTLSPKLYLASNVRNVLTAVENKTLVVAGVTKTISAGAVYKTDAAISKKVRVVDSAKVAESDTIVYPLGILTRTKVLSTAQSFSNYLSGSTAKNIFKNNYGFVLP; from the coding sequence ATGAACAGAAGAAGACTTATTGCTTGGATTGCTACGGCAGTTACCAGCATGATGCTGGTAATTGGCTTACAGTTTGTCAATTTTTCACCAGCAAGTTCCGCAACTACACTTAACGTGTATGCGGCTATCAGCTTAACAAATGCGCTGAATGCCATTAAAACTCAGTACCAAAATGCTAACCCAGGTGTCAACGTTGTTTATACATTTGGTGCTTCTGGTACCTTGCTCAAGCAAATACAAGCAGGAGCACCAGCAGATATTTTCATTTCTGCTGCCAACGACCAAATAAATGTTTTGCAGAATTCAACTCCAAATAAATTGGTTGCAGGTAGTCGTAAAAACGTCGTCAAAAACAGTCTAGTTTTGATTGTTCCTACGACATTTCCGATTAGTGCTGGTAGTGCAGGTCTCACTAGCTTCAATGGGTTGACCAACGCCAACATTACTGGCATTGCTATAGGTGATTACAGAGGTACTCCCTCAGTTGTGCCAGCAGGAAATTATGCCAAACAAGTTCTGACTAAGCGAGGTATTTTCACTACTCTAAGTCCTAAATTATACCTTGCTAGCAATGTGCGTAACGTTTTAACTGCTGTTGAAAATAAAACTCTTGTAGTTGCAGGTGTAACTAAAACTATCAGCGCAGGTGCCGTTTACAAAACCGATGCTGCCATTTCTAAGAAGGTAAGAGTCGTAGACAGTGCGAAAGTAGCAGAGAGTGATACGATTGTCTATCCACTGGGTATACTCACCAGAACTAAAGTTTTATCCACGGCACAAAGTTTTTCTAACTACTTAAGTGGTAGTACTGCCAAGAATATCTTCAAAAATAATTATGGCTTTGTCCTGCCTTAA